One genomic region from Scomber scombrus chromosome 19, fScoSco1.1, whole genome shotgun sequence encodes:
- the haus2 gene encoding HAUS augmin-like complex subunit 2, which translates to MDQFSVSPAAVLLSRCVSRGVVSQEQIDSASCSQSSAFSSHLHEAEQRIRAQRQLDEVRLQVELLQVEKQSADVTHRFYLTGRLQMLQVFCGHLQDVLKENSSLRQRLMRPLGRTNLPVQAHLHRCVVEVVQMMFDFIKTLEEKMNIIRNFPTARNQLSQLNSSLSQLISQVAEVETLSNQVLQWKEVRSSLLSDSSA; encoded by the exons ATGGATCAGTTCTCGGTGAGTCCAGCTGCCGTCCTGCTGTCCAGATGTGTTTCCAGAGGAGTCGTTTCTCAG GAGCAGATAGACTCCGCCTCCTGCAGCCAGAGCTCCGCCTTCTCCTCTCACCTGCACGAAGCTGAGCAGCGAATCAGAGCGCAGAGACAGCTGGATGAG GTGAGGCTGCAGGTGGAGTTGCTGCAGGTGGAGAAGCAGAGCGCCGACGTCACGCACAGATTCTACCTCA CTGGGCGTCTCCAGATGTTACAGGTGTTCTGTGGACACCTGCAGGACGTCCTGAAGGAGAACAGCAGCCTGAGACAAAGACTGATGAGGCCGCTGGGTCGCACCAACCTTCCAGTCCAGGCTCACCTGCACAG GTGTGTAGTGGAGGTTGTGCAGATGATGTTTGACTTCATTAAGACGTTGGAGGAGAAGATGAACATCATCAGAAACTTTCCAACTGCCAGAAACCAACTCAGTCAGCTG AACTCGTCTCTCTCTCAGCTGATCTCTCAGGTAGCAGAAGTCGAGACTTTGTCCAATCAGGTTCTTCAGTGGAAGGAAGTCCGCAGCAGCCTGCTGAGTGACAGCTCAGCATGA